The following proteins are co-located in the Solanum pennellii chromosome 1, SPENNV200 genome:
- the LOC107007849 gene encoding 2-methoxy-6-polyprenyl-1,4-benzoquinol methylase, mitochondrial has product MATLVRSVARSLRRKNLSSMYCPASTLQSHATSFGFKDIAEEEKSKMVGNVFTSVASNYDLMNDLMSGGLHRLWKDRLVSKLNPFPGMKHLDVAGGTGDVAFRILENIKNVKRRAMQDVLDDDLIEETRIYVCDINPNMLGVGKKRAEERGFGLEKSLVWVEGDAEALSFEDNSMDGYTIAFGIRNVTHIEKVLAEAYRVLKRGGRFLCLELSHVDIPVYKDLYDVYSFSVIPAVGELVTGDRESYQYLVESVRRFPPQEQFAKMIADAGFQKVEYENLVGGVVAIHSGVKF; this is encoded by the exons ATGGCGACTTTGGTTCGATCAGTTGCTCGTAGTTTGAGGAGAAAGAACTTATCTTCAATGTATTGCCCTGCCTCTACATTGCAGTCACATGCCACCAGTTTTG GTTTTAAGGACATagcagaagaagaaaagagcAAGATGGTTGGGAATGTCTTTACAAGTGTTGCTTCAAACTATGATCTCATGAATGATCTAATGAGTGGTGGACTTCATCGTTTGTGGAAGGACAG ATTGGTTTCGAAGTTGAATCCATTTCCTGGAATGAAGCATCTTGATGTGGCTGGTGGAACAG GGGATGTTGCTTTCAGGattcttgaaaatataaaaaatgtcaaACGCAGAGCTATGCAAGATGTTCTTGATGATGACCTGATTGAAGAAACTAGAATTTATGTATGTGACATCAATCCAAACATGTTGGGTGTGGGTAAGAAGAGGGCCGAAGAGAGAG GTTTTGGACTGGAGAAGTCTCTCGTTTGGGTAGAGGGAGATGCAGAAGCCTTGAGCTTTGAAGACAACTCAATGGATGGTTACACAATTGCTTTTGGTATCAGGAATGTTACACACATAGAGAAAGTTCTTGCAGAAGCATATAG GGTGCTTAAAAGGGGAGGAAGGTTTCTTTGCCTTGAGCTAAGCCACGTTGATATCCCGGTTTATAAGGACTT ATATGATGTCTACTCATTCTCAGTCATCCCAGCAGTTGGTGAGCTAGTGACAGGTGATCGGGAGTCTTATCAGTACTTGGTTGAGAGCGTCCGCCGTTTCCCTCCACAG GAACAATTTGCAAAAATGATTGCAGATGCTGGATTTCAAAAGGTTGAATACGAGAACCTTGTTGGTGGAGTTGTCGCAATCCATTCAGGGGTGAAGTTCTAG